TATAAAATGCACCTTTGTTTCCTGTCTGTCCTGTGCTGGCCAGGCCATTCTGGCTGTCTCCACGGCAGGTCATGGTTGTGCCTGTGGGCCCCACCTCGGAACAATACGCCCAGCAGGTGAGAGGACAGCTTGTCTCCTTATGGCAGCAGGCAGATTTCAGAGATCCTTAGGGCTTTTCCTAGAACAGGGAATTAATGCTTGATAACTCTGTAGATATGTTTGGGGGAGAGGTAAATTTTTCAATATAAAAGTTTCTGTCCAAAATTTGTATGTGTCTGAGTAAGGGGTATGCAACTTTAAGTATTTTGGGTTCTTTAATTATGTACATTCTTCTGTAATTATTCAAGGACAAAGCATCCTGGATGACAAACCTTATATAACTAATGCTTCATTACAGCACTCTCAGCTCTTAAATAGGCAGAGCCAGTTTCTTCCATTTCCCACCACGTGTATTCCTGACTACATCCCTTTTGAACCATGGTTGTTTTTACCCCTGTCCCATTCTCTCCTTTTAATGCAAGAGTAAGTGTGTTTGTTCCTACTCCTCTTACTCCTTTCTCAGACTGAGGACATTTTTTTGACATGCAGTAGCAGAGCAGCACATGTTTGATATAGATGTTGTCTTGTGTTGTCTCCCAGCTGGGGTGCTGCTATGTGTGCAGATTTCTTCAGATAACTTCACTGAAATCCTTATAATCATCCACAAGAACAAAATTATGCATATGCATGAATTAATTATTGAGAGAGATCAATAATTGCAGCATGTACAAATGTATGTTGTAAACTGTATAGTAACACTAAGAGGGGTTtggtttctttgggtttttttttaggtttgCAACCAGTTTTTTGAAGCAGGATTTATGTCAGATGTGGATCTAGATCAAAGTTGCAcattaaacaagaaaattagAAATGCACAGCTGGCTCAGTATAACTTCATTTTAGGTAATTGCAGCATCTTGCATTTCTGAATATCATTTAAGTTCTAATGTTGGACAAAGTGTATTCTAGGCTCATTTTCTAATGTAGATTGTGTAATATTTCGTGCTATGTCTTGCAGTggttggagaaaaggagaaagcaaaTAATGCTGTCAATGTGAGAACCAGAGACAACAAAGTTCATGGAGAGATTTCAGTATCTTCTACTATTGAAAAACTCAAGAAATTTAAAACTTCACAAATTGCAAATGCAGAAGAAGAATTCTGATGTTactgctaggaaaaaaaatattagctgCCTAtgtgaaatgtttctttcttcctgcaCAGCAGTGATGCTCATCTGAGAGAATTTTCAGTTAATGGATACACAAACTAAGCAAATGGAGCATTGTTGGTGCTCTGGGAAAAGCATAAGGACAGATGCACCTGTCAAATCCTTTATCAATCGCATGGGTTTCCAATCTCCTGAACTGCAGAATGCTTATTTATAAAGTCCTACACCTCTGATGTGGTGGGTTTGCTGTGGAAATAAGTCAGGGCTGTACCATGGTGGGGATCAGGAGGCTGGGAAGGACAGGGTGGGTGCTGGGAGTGCTGAGCTCCCTCAGTCATGGAGCAGGTACCTGTGACCTGGCATCCTGAGCTTGGCAGTGCACAGGGGCCTCAGGAGCAGTTTGCATTAGGTTTTTTTCTAGCTCCAGCTGATAACAAAAATTTGGGGGACTGGGGGAGGAATGTGAACGTCTTGGTTGTTTCAGAATGTGTGTTCACAGAATATTAATGCACTGGAGTCTTAGTTGGAAGTCTCAGTGTAACAAGGCACTCACGGAGTTGGTGCGATGACTGGTTGCTGTGATGGTGGTCGCCAAGAATGCAGTTCAATTACTATAACTAGGTGTGAagtgtttaattttttcctctgtttgctgttgttttggctttttactaaaacaaaaaaaaagctttgaaaaacgtttctgtgtgtgttttattgctttatttgcTAGAAGTAGTTAGAATGCTGAAAAGGAACAGAGGACAACTTTCATTTTAGAACAGTATGTTGGACTTGAAGCTGGCCATATATCTGTTTTGTTTATGCTTAGAAATGATTTTTAAAGCTGCTGTTGCAGGCAATtgagctggatttttttcagagattaaTTTTTACCGGTTTTTTCACTTTAATATGCTGTTATTAACAGGCTTATATAGTGTTAAGTGTATTGCTCAGTTACCTAAGCTATACAGCTCCAGTTGTGATTTAAATATCACACCTATCACGCAGAAACTACTAAATATTAACATAAATACACAGCTTATGATTTACTTTTGCCTCACACTCATACAGACTTATGTTTAATAGgtctgtgtttggttttgtattCGTTTGGGTTTGTGGATCTGTTTTTATCTCCTGCTTctaaagaaaaggagaaaaaaaaacagtgacgGAGCAATGGGAAAGCTTTATGTTCCACTTGACAGAATTAACAGGGGCAGTGGCGGAcgatttttatttctatattttatacATACGTACATTTTTTACGGACGATCGCTGTCGTGCTCCGTGTGCGATGCACTGAGCCTGCAGCATTGAGGTTCTGCGGGAGTTTCGGGTGTTTCACAGCGGATTTGGGGCGGTGTCGGTGTCCGCTCCCGTGTGGGGCCGCCCTGGCGCCGCCGTTCCCCTcagccggcccggcccctccccctgcccgccccctggcggcggcgccgggcccgCCCGCCGCACCAAGATGGCGGCGCGGTGGTGGCGGCGCGCCCTGCGCGGGCTCTGCGGGGCCGCGCTGTTCCTGTCACAGCTCTCCGTCCTCTCGGGTCGAGGTGAGCGCGGCCACAGAGCCGAGACAGGGCGGCGGGGCTGGGAGAAGGGGCAGGGGCTCCGGCTGGGCCTGGGGTGTGGACGGCTGCCCCGAACAGCAGCGGCCGCTCCCGCGGCCAGGACTGAGCGCGGGTCCGGCTGCGGGGGTGGCGGTGCCCGCGGCGGGGTGAGGATGCGCTGCCGCTCCCCTGACCGGGGGCGAAGCGGGTGTCTGGGGCACGGCCGCATTTCCTTGTGCCGGCTGTGCGGGGTTGCGGCTGAGGTGCTCGGTGTCGGGGCAGAAGACGGGCCAGGCCCCGCTCGCCGGCTCGTGTGCTGCTCTATTACAAAGCACCTTTTATACCTGCTCTCTGTGGCGAACGTGTGTGATTCAGAGCGTCCTGGGGCTCCTCGGCACGGTCAGGGTGGGTGGTGTGGCAAAgctgcctctccttcctccacccGTGGCCGGTGGCTGCCGTGAGGGCTCGGCAGCAGCTGGCGCATCGCGGCCGTCCCAGCCCTCAGCCGGCGGTTCCCGCAGGGAGCAGCGCGCAGCGCCCGCACGGCCACAGCCGTGCCTCCCGAACGGTTCCTCTGCTCCGCCTTTCTGTCAAAGAACTTGCATTGCTTCGTTAAATGCTTTTGTTCAGTAGAAAACACTGTGTAAAATTTGCTTTCTGAGCAGTGCTTTTAATTCTCATGAATCAGAAAATAAGATTGAATGGAAATAAATGTAGTTCCTTGTCTTAAAGGAACAATTCCATTCTAAGGCTCTTTCTAATATTTAACATAAATATCCCACTATTATTAGaacaggaaaacagattttttttctaatcttgTTACACTTTCCACTTGCATTTTCATATCAGAGTGCTGAAATCAAACTGTTTCTGAAGATGAAATTTGTTTTAGAAATTTCACTTTCTCCATGTTTTTGTCTTGTAGCGGGATCTTTGATGACGACCAAGCTTTCACAGCCACAGTCTACACTGGCAAAAAGCCTAACTTCAACAAGTACAAATGCTCCCTATTTTAAAGCATTAGGTAAGTTATTATGttgtttctttcatttgttATTTGTGGATCCTTCTCAGTCTTGAATCCAAAAGTTCTTGAACTGGGTCTTAGAAACCTGTGCATGATTTCACAGTGATAAGAAGAATTGCAGTGTAACACATTATGAATTACTCTTCAATGATCACAACAATTACTTTGGGTTACCTAATTAGACATCTAGTCCATATACGAGCTAGAAAATGGTAGATTAAAGTGGCATTGTGGTATATGAGGTTTATACCCCTCAGGATGGTGGAAGTTCTTCAAAGACTCCACCGTCCTGCAAGAACTTGCTCTCCGTCCACCATCAGTACAGCTTTGTAGCTCACTGAGGGTGCACCAGGACTGACAGAAATGCTGTTCTTGCTGGCAGTTTAGGAGGTGATTCTGTACACGTGCAAACAGCAAATGGCTGAGGTAGCTGTGGCCCTAATTAGAGCTCAACTCAAAGTAGGTTACCCGTGTCACCCGCTGCTATTCCTGAACTGATTACTTCTGCTGAGGAGCACTGGCTGAGGCGGCACTAATCCCCATCAGCTCAGTCCTGGTGCTAGGCTGGAGTGTtggctgctctcctgcacagagccctgtggCTCCTCTGACTctcacagcacaggctgggaatgctgctccgTGTATAGTGAGGAAAGCCCTTTATACACTGTCAGTGCATGCGTTTGTCTAtgtatatgtataaaaataaatacttcagaCTATTTAGCTTTTTTTACTCATGTTTTTAATTCACTTATTGCACCTTTCAGAAAGTACAGAAATTCCACCTTACCTGACTAATTGTCCCAGCAACGGGCTTTGCAGTAGGCTGCCACCAGACTGCATGACATGTAACACAAACTATTCCTGTGTATATGGGAAGACAGCAACTTTTGATTGCAAGGTCAAGCCGCATGTTCATTGTGTTGTAAGTAACCTGTTACTCTTAACCCCAGATTTAGGTAATTAAACTGTGGCATCTtgtattaaaatacagaatattgATTTCCAGGTTCTGATGTAGGCAGGTTTGCAGTTCTGTGATAAGTTTGATCATTTACTGTGGGCTGTTGAAGAGGCAGGCCTGTGCTTCTCTGGTTTGCCTTTCTTGCCTTGGATCTTTTTCTTACCTGGCCATGCCTTTGAGTTAAAGCACTCCAAACATTTTGAGAGTGGGGAGGCTAAATATCTCTCAGAGCTACAAACTGACCTTCCAGGTGAAACTAAATGAGTCGTCCGTTGGCAGCAACCTTAGATTGGAGGAATAAGGAATGTTAAATGTGACTTTGATACCTCTTTGGTGGTTTTCTATTCTGCTCTATAAAAGGTAGCAAACACAACAATTGTTCTTTTGCTCAAAATGTCTACTCATGAAATCTAATTTGATACTGCACattgatttttggttttactACTATTGAAATAATAGTGCTGTCCTTTTACAGGATGAGAATAACCACGAGCAGGAGAACTTTACAATTAACATGACGTGCCAGttttgctggcagctggccacaAGTGATTATGTCTGTACCAATTCCACAAACTGCATGACAGTTTCCTGCCCCCGACAGCGATACAATGCAACTTGCACAGTCCGGGATCACATTCATTGTCTAGGTAAGGTGGGCAAAGGCTGGAGTTCTCTAAAGAATTTCCCACGTATTTTGTAATGGGTGAATACAAAGATTGTTTATGTCCTTTTGCAATAACAGCCTGCTCCTTGATCAATCTACTGAATTTTTTAttgttgcatttcattttttagcATAATAGTGACATCCAACTGCAAACATTGACTTATTGTATTGTTGTATGCTGTCACACCATAGAAAacagttctttttatttttgtcaacTTCTGTGAATTAAAATTGAACCTACTAGTGGTCTGATTCTCAGACCACTAATAGAATCAATATCAAATGTCTCCATAagccagtttttaaaaattatgctgATTCCATCCAACTAGGCTTAATTTTCCCTCTGTTTGTTCATTGACTTTTCTGATATGGGACCAAGATTGATGGAACAGAGAACTGCAGGGTATAAATGAACTTGAGTGTTGACAGTTGTTTCTCAGTTACTGACAACCCTTTGAGACTCCTTTTGGAAAAATATAGTATCTTCTTCCTTGTCCTTCCTTATAATATGGTCTTTGTTTATTGCATTAaggttttaatattttctaatgTTTAGGTAACCGTGTCTTTCCTAAGATGCTCTATTGCAACTGGACTGGAGGTTATAAGTGGTCTACTGCCTTGGCACTAAGGTAAGCAGCAACTATTGGATAATGTCAAGCTGAAAGagattcattttctttaaaatcttcaggttctgtggttttctgcttggtatttttaaaaggtgtGCTGGATAACCAGTATTTCAGATAGTCTAGCTTGAAATGGTGGGTGTGGAATGCATGAAGGGTTCAcatgcagcagtgctggctgtctTCAGCAAACATAGCTGGAGGAAAAACACTTGGGTACCAAAGCTCAGTTCctctaataaaaataataattaatcatatttttattcttacagCATCACCCTTGGTGGATTTGGTGCCGATCGTTTCTATTTGGGTCAGTGGCGGGAAGGTCTGGGAAAACTCTTCAGCTTCGGTGGACTTGGGATATGGACACTAATTGATGTGCTGCTAATAGGTGTTGGCTATGTGGGACCTGCAGATGGATCTCTCTATATTTAAATGTGGGTGCGTTGTGTTTCTGAGAGGAGTCATTGCCTGCAAAGGGCTCTAAATAAACAAGTGTGGAGGTTTGAGCCTTTTAAGGTAGAATGGAGAACAACTGTTTGTTCTATGTGCATACACTTTAATGTACAGTATCTGTACTTGGTTTGCCTTTAACTAAGGTCAAATAAAAGAGTGGATCACTGAGTAAGTTGacattaatttcatttcttctaTGGACATGGtatttttctatgaaaaaaagTTGAGCAGCTAACCAAATTCTCCACTGTGCTTGAGCTTGGATGATCTGTCAGGCCCCCAAAGAGCTGTAAACTAACTTGAATACTGAATTGTTTACTTCATATTTCTATGCTTGAATTTAACTCTAAAGCTAACTTCCCTAAATatgtcagggttttttttttttttgtatttgtggGAGGATAATTTATTTGCCTGAGTTATGTGGGTGGTATGTAAATCACCATGTTTTATGATGTTAATTACATTATCTTCTTGGTTTGGGGCATAGCAAGAGCCAATATCTGCTTAGGGACTCGTCTTTAAATTGTGGGGGAATCTAGAATTAGACTGCAGTATCACTAAACACTCAATATGAAATGattgaaatagatttttttcattgttctgGAATAACTCGGTTTTCGTTGGGTTTGACCAGCATATCTGTGAAAGTTACAGTTCCTATTCTTGTGCTAGCAAGCTTGCcaaattactaaaaaaaagaGTTGGCAATATAATCAAGTCTATCCACTTAGGACTTAGTCACGCGATAATGTAGCGGACTAGTGCCATTGCAGGGCAATTTTGTGCAGTCGCGGTGGATGCCCGGCCGTGCGTGCGTGCCCCTGGCCCGGGGCTGGAGCGGCCGCCGCTGTAGCCCTGCGGTGCCGTCGGGCTGGAAGTGCTATCGCTTCAATAAACTGCTCCTTGAAGCTTTCATGGCGTTAATGCTGACACTGTTTGTTGCGGTCTCGGCTCGGTCTCGCTAcagcggcgggcggggcggcgggcgcggccccTCGCtgtgcggggccgggggcgggccggggggcgGGGCGGTGCCGCCGCCGAGCCCCGGCTCGTCCCGCCCCGCCGGCGCAGGAGCCACCATGGCGACCGAGCAGGACCGCGAGCGGGAGCTGCGCTTCTACCGACGGCTGCCCAAAGCGGTgagcggcggggggcggcgggcccGGACCCTCCTCCGGCGGCACCGGGCTCGGGCTgcagacggacagacagacagagcgACAGACGCTGCTGCTGTCTCGGAGTTCTTCCCAAACGCGCGGTTTCTGAGGGCCTTTTCCCGCCGCAAAATGCACCGGGTGTTTGCCTGTCCGGTTTGTTTACAGACCTTACTAATCTAATTGCAATTAAATCAGTTGAGCGCgatcttcattttctctttttgttctaTTTCCCCTCAGCCTAGCCCAGTAGTCTGGCTCAGATAACGCTTTTTCTCCATGTCCCGAGGGTGTGCCTTACTTCTGGCATATCAGTGCAAGCCTTCCGTAGGGGTGTGTGTGGATTTATCGGTGCTCGTGTGCCGCACTCACCAAACCCCGAGGGCGCGTACTTCAGCACAGTGCTCTGTACAGACAGTGCACGGGGAACCAGCAAACCCACTTCGGACTGCACCATCCTTGCGTTCCAGTGCTCCTTTTCACTAAGTTGCTTTTCAGGGTGTATGTTTAATGTCTGACAGAATTCTGTGAGGTAATTTTAAGTTTGTGGAAAATGTAACACAGTTGTAGCCCTGTATATCTGGCTCCGTCACCAGGATCTGTAAGCTGCCACAGCTTCTGGTGCTTACAATTTCAACATGTTTTCCAATGCAAAGCTTGAAGAGAAGTAtttattgaattttttattGAGAATGGATGTGTACAGGGAGACGAGAGGTAGGTAACAAAGTAGATGCTTTGTAAATACATTTTGAACGAGCTGGGAGGGCGCTAGAGACCTATGCCTTAAGTGAGGAGCCAGGAGATAAGAAGGAGCAAAGGTGAAGTGATTGAGTAGAGCTGAGGATCATAAGTTTGGAGCCCAAAATCAGGATGTCAATAGAAAGTCAGGCAGAAAGAGGCCTCAGGCAAAGGAGTGCAGTTACTGTAGTTGCTGTTCATGGCAGAGTCTTGCTGCATTTCTGGAGTGAGGTTAAACTTCAGAGTATGAACAAAAGGAAGGGGAGTGTGTAGACACCTGTTGCTATATTTGAATGATGGACATGTACATTTAACTTGCAGTGAGTGGGAGAGTTCTTTAATCCTTAGTGTACTTTTTGTAATACTGAGGCAGCTATTGGCTTCCTCCTCACCTTGGATCACACCAGCCCAAGAACTGTCTGGAGAGCCCTttgctgagccagctgtgctgccacagaCACCAGAGCCAACAACAGCCATGAAAGAAACAGGGCAGTTCTCAGTTGAACCAGTGCTTGCAAAAACCTAAGGAAGTTATTGTTAGCCAAAATGCAGATAACTGTTCTTTTCAAACTCAGAGCGAAACACTGATGTAGGATACAAGAACAGTAGTACAAACAGGGTGCAGGCATCATCCTTTTCATAAGTCCaaaggatttttatttctgtaggaACTCCATGCTCATTTGAATGGCTGTATCAGTATTGCTACTATGAAGAAACTCATGGCCCAGAAGCCAAACCTTCAGATCCAGAATGGAATGACTGTGATtgacaaaggaaagaaaagaaccTTAGATGAGTGAGTATATGCATGTGTGTGATAAACATTTACCAAAGGTTTTTTATTTAAGTTGGAAACAGAAACGTATGGCCTTACACACTAACTGCAGAAAATATACTTTTAAGTTTTACAGCATAATCTCatagatttttttatatttgtatcTACAAAGTAATTTCTTCAGTGCTTGCAAGCTAAAAGGAAAACTCTTGTTGATT
The genomic region above belongs to Haemorhous mexicanus isolate bHaeMex1 chromosome 13, bHaeMex1.pri, whole genome shotgun sequence and contains:
- the TM2D3 gene encoding TM2 domain-containing protein 3; this encodes MAARWWRRALRGLCGAALFLSQLSVLSGRAGSLMTTKLSQPQSTLAKSLTSTSTNAPYFKALESTEIPPYLTNCPSNGLCSRLPPDCMTCNTNYSCVYGKTATFDCKVKPHVHCVDENNHEQENFTINMTCQFCWQLATSDYVCTNSTNCMTVSCPRQRYNATCTVRDHIHCLGNRVFPKMLYCNWTGGYKWSTALALSITLGGFGADRFYLGQWREGLGKLFSFGGLGIWTLIDVLLIGVGYVGPADGSLYI